The window ACCGAGCAGGCGACCGAACAATTAACCGAGCAGGCGACCGAGCAACCCTCCGACAACGTCACCAATTACTTTTCCGACAACGTCACCGAGTTATTGACCGAGGACGCAATCGAGCAATCCTCTGACAACGTCACCGAATACTTTTCCGACGACGTCTCCGAGCAATTTGCCGAACACGCGACCGAACAATTAAGCGAGGATGAAGCGATCGCCGCCGGCGAGATGGCGGCCTCTTCCCCGGGCGCGACAGCCAACGGGCCCGCCGCACAAAGAGAGCCCGACGCCGGCGACGAAGAGCTGGACCGCCTCATCGCCGACCTCGAGTCCGCCCGCATCGTGCCGCGGCCGGATTACGAAACGATCGAAGGGCCCAGCCTCTCTGCCCCTGTCGACGACATGGTCTCCGAAACCCTGGCCCGCATCTACGAAGGGCAAAAACAATACGACGAAGCCGCCCGGATGTACGACAAGCTGGCTATCCTCAAGCCAGATCGGGCGGATGTCTTCGCGCAGAAGGCCGTCGAACTCCGCACCCGCGCCCACAGCAAATAGTCAACCGCGATGCCGGATTCCCAACCGCCCGTCCGGCTCGTCGCCGGCGTCATGAGCGGCACCTCCCTCGATGGCGTCGACGTCGCCATCGCGCGGCTCGCCGGTTCGGGTCGCGGCATGACGATCGAACTGGCGGCCTTCTCCAGCATCCCCTACCCGACGCCTCTTCGCGACCTCCTCCTCGCCAACTCTGCCCCGGAAACCTCCTCCGTCCGCCACCTCTCGCAACTCAACGTCCGCCTCGCCCACGTCTACGCCGCCGCCATCCGAACCGCCCTGGAACGCATGGAGCTGAAGCCGGCCGACCTCGACCTCATCGGCCTCCACGGGCAGACGGTCCACCACGTCCCGGACGCCGAGGACTGCGCCGGCGTCCCTACCCGCTCCACCCTCCAGATTGGCGACGGATCGACGCTGGCCAACCTGCTCGGCGTGCCGGTCGTCGGGGATTTTCGGATGGCGGACATGGCCCTCGGCGGCCAGGGCGCGCCGCTAGTGCCGTATTTCGACTATGTGTTTTTCGGGGATGATGCGGAGCACCGCGCCCTCCTGAATATCGGAGGGATCGCCAACATCACCGTGTTGCCGGCCGGGGCGCCGCCATCCGAGGTGTTCGCCTTCGACACGGGTCCGGGGAATATGCTCATCGATGCTCTGGCGCGACAATTCTTCGACCGCGCCTTCGACCACGATGGACGCATCGCCGCCGGCGGCCGGGTTCGGGCGGAGCTGCTGGATACGCTACTCGCGGATCCCTACCTGGCCAGGATCCCCCCAAAATCTACTGGCCGCGAGTATTATGGCCGTACTTTTGTCGATTGGTTCGTGGCGCAAGCCGGCCGCGACTGCTCCCCCGAAGACCTCCTCGCCACCGTCACCGCCTACACCGCCGCCGCCGTCGCCGACGCCATCGAACGCTTCGTGTCGCTCCGGATCGACGCCGTCATCGCCTCCGGCGGCGGCGTCCGCAACCCGGTGTTGATGGCCGCCCTCACGGAACGCCTCGCTCCCGTTCGGGTGTCCACGACCGACCAGTTCGGCCTGGACGCCGACGCCAAAGAGGCCCTCTGCTTCGCCGTTCTGGGCCACGAAACGATGCAGCGCGTCGCTACCGGGATGCCGCGGGTGACCGGGGCTACAAAAGCAGCGCTGGCCGGGAAGATCTGTTTGCCGTCGCGTTGA of the Rhodothermales bacterium genome contains:
- a CDS encoding anhydro-N-acetylmuramic acid kinase produces the protein MPDSQPPVRLVAGVMSGTSLDGVDVAIARLAGSGRGMTIELAAFSSIPYPTPLRDLLLANSAPETSSVRHLSQLNVRLAHVYAAAIRTALERMELKPADLDLIGLHGQTVHHVPDAEDCAGVPTRSTLQIGDGSTLANLLGVPVVGDFRMADMALGGQGAPLVPYFDYVFFGDDAEHRALLNIGGIANITVLPAGAPPSEVFAFDTGPGNMLIDALARQFFDRAFDHDGRIAAGGRVRAELLDTLLADPYLARIPPKSTGREYYGRTFVDWFVAQAGRDCSPEDLLATVTAYTAAAVADAIERFVSLRIDAVIASGGGVRNPVLMAALTERLAPVRVSTTDQFGLDADAKEALCFAVLGHETMQRVATGMPRVTGATKAALAGKICLPSR